In Candidatus Cloacimonadota bacterium, the genomic window GCCACTCAGGTGATGACGATTTTCCTTGGTATTCGCACTTTAACACATTGAAGGAGATAGAAATTTTGAAAGTACCGATGCTCGACCTGCACGCTCAATATGAATCGCTGCTGCCCCAAATTCGCGCCGCGATGGATAAAGTGATGAGCGAACATAATTATATTCTGGGGCACCAAGTGAAGGAATTTGAAGACAAAATGGCAGCCTATCTGGATGTGAAACATGCAATTGGCTGCGCTTCCGGCACAGACGCCCTGGTTTTGGCCATCAAGGCTTTGGAATTTGGCCCGGAAGACGAAGTGATTACCACTCCCTTCACCTTTTTTGCCACGGTTTCATCCATCTGGAGAAACGGCGCCCGGCCTCGTTTTGTGGATATTGACCCCAAAACCTTTAACTTGGATCCAGATAAAATCGAAGCAGCCATCAGCCCCAAAACGAAAGCCATCATGCCGGTGCATCTTTTTGGCCAGTGTTGCGATATGGATCGCATCATGCAAATCGCGCAAAAGCATGGGCTGAAAGTGATTGAAGATAACGCTCAGGGCATCGGCAGCACCTGGAATGGAAAGATGAGCTGCAGCTTTGGCGACATCGGAACGCTTTCATTTTTCCCCAGCAAAAATCTGGGCG contains:
- a CDS encoding DegT/DnrJ/EryC1/StrS family aminotransferase, producing the protein MKVPMLDLHAQYESLLPQIRAAMDKVMSEHNYILGHQVKEFEDKMAAYLDVKHAIGCASGTDALVLAIKALEFGPEDEVITTPFTFFATVSSIWRNGARPRFVDIDPKTFNLDPDKIEAAISPKTKAIMPVHLFGQCCDMDRIMQIAQKHGLKVIEDNAQGIGSTWNGKMSCSFGDIGTLSFFPSKNLGAMGDGGMCLTNDDQLAARLRQLRVHGEGPKYYHKCVGLNSRLDTLQAAILDIKLDYLASWSEGRRSNAEFYNRHLAEIPQVKTPYIAPQAQTIYNQYTLICEDRDGLLNHLKSREIGCAVYYPLPLHLQECFTELGHQKGEMPVSEEMAEKVLSIPIYPELSDEQKLYVVDSIREFYQRR